Proteins encoded together in one Thermoplasmatales archaeon BRNA1 window:
- a CDS encoding ATPase component of ABC transporters with duplicated ATPase domains: protein MLFRADSVTKAFGPVHVLTDASIQINEHDAIGLIGINGAGKSTFIKILLGIEPCDTGEITRRTRRIGYLEQFAESSREFTVRDVLGRPYGHIENIRRRMAEIDELMASGKDNIDWNGLATEYADLEQKLANCDIADEKKLIFCLEEVGLSRDLMDRTMDTLSGGERTKVMLARIVVQAEECDILIMDEPTSHLDIDTIEWLEDFLLKSRCAVLVVSHDRYFLDKMAVKMVEIENGKTREYRGNYSQFVMKKMLDLQRQEREWEKYNQAKRTQEAIAERLRHDQWYAATYKTREKMIAKMEVKQKPEEFREIRVQIQAAHKSGKNVFLMKDCAVAYEKGKPNILEHVNLDIRKGDKIGIFGANGQGKTTLVKALLEEIPVTAGELWTAPGNKVGYYSQHHENLDLRLSAEEQLLVYMGKEHRAEARQMLGRFLLFGDAVERPMSTLSGGQRCRVALAVLLMRETNVLVLDEPTNYLDIPARHAIEEALTEYDGTIITVTHDRYFLDSVCTSVIEVKDGKAIPYAGTYSEMKGRPNITEIVMDADEYRVLAPFTNWATGMKYKKGDRVLVAPNEQENYQWAIDQGKIKKTGGRQRKKVAVQDPEKGE from the coding sequence ATGCTGTTCAGAGCCGATTCCGTTACCAAGGCGTTCGGGCCCGTGCACGTCCTCACGGACGCTAGCATCCAGATCAACGAGCACGACGCCATCGGCCTGATCGGTATCAACGGCGCGGGGAAATCCACGTTCATCAAGATCCTCCTGGGGATCGAGCCCTGCGACACCGGGGAGATCACCAGGCGCACCCGCAGGATCGGTTACCTGGAACAGTTCGCGGAATCCTCCCGCGAGTTCACAGTGAGGGACGTCCTCGGGCGCCCGTACGGGCACATCGAGAACATCCGCAGGAGGATGGCCGAGATCGACGAGCTCATGGCCTCCGGGAAGGACAACATAGACTGGAACGGACTGGCGACCGAGTACGCGGATCTCGAGCAGAAGCTCGCAAACTGCGACATCGCCGACGAGAAGAAGCTCATATTCTGTCTGGAGGAGGTCGGGCTCTCCAGGGACCTCATGGACAGGACCATGGACACCCTCTCCGGAGGGGAGAGGACCAAGGTCATGCTCGCCAGGATCGTGGTCCAGGCCGAGGAGTGCGACATCCTGATCATGGACGAGCCCACCTCCCATCTGGACATCGACACCATCGAGTGGCTGGAGGACTTCCTCCTTAAGTCCCGCTGCGCGGTCCTCGTCGTGAGCCACGACCGTTACTTCCTGGACAAGATGGCCGTGAAGATGGTGGAGATCGAGAACGGGAAGACCCGCGAGTACAGGGGCAACTACTCCCAGTTCGTCATGAAGAAGATGCTCGACCTCCAGAGGCAGGAGAGGGAATGGGAGAAGTACAACCAGGCCAAGAGGACCCAGGAGGCCATCGCCGAACGTCTCAGGCACGACCAGTGGTACGCGGCGACCTACAAGACCCGCGAGAAGATGATCGCGAAGATGGAGGTCAAGCAGAAGCCCGAGGAGTTCCGCGAAATCAGGGTCCAGATCCAGGCCGCCCACAAATCGGGGAAGAACGTCTTCCTGATGAAGGACTGCGCCGTGGCCTACGAGAAGGGCAAGCCCAACATCCTCGAGCACGTCAACCTCGACATAAGGAAGGGGGACAAGATTGGAATCTTCGGTGCCAACGGACAGGGCAAGACCACCCTCGTCAAGGCGCTCCTCGAGGAGATCCCCGTCACCGCCGGAGAGCTGTGGACCGCCCCCGGCAACAAGGTCGGATACTATTCGCAGCACCACGAGAACCTGGACCTCAGGCTGAGCGCCGAGGAGCAGCTCCTGGTTTACATGGGCAAGGAGCACAGGGCGGAGGCCCGCCAGATGCTGGGTCGCTTCCTGCTCTTCGGGGACGCCGTTGAGCGTCCCATGTCCACCCTCTCGGGAGGACAGAGGTGCCGCGTCGCCCTCGCGGTGCTCCTCATGAGGGAGACCAACGTCCTGGTGCTCGACGAGCCCACAAACTACCTCGATATCCCCGCAAGGCACGCCATCGAGGAGGCCCTCACCGAGTACGATGGCACGATCATCACGGTCACCCACGACCGTTACTTCCTCGACTCGGTGTGCACCAGCGTCATCGAGGTGAAGGACGGGAAGGCCATCCCGTACGCCGGGACCTACAGCGAGATGAAGGGCAGGCCGAACATCACCGAGATCGTCATGGATGCTGACGAATACAGGGTACTAGCACCTTTCACGAACTGGGCAACCGGGATGAAGTACAAGAAGGGCGACAGGGTCCTCGTCGCGCCCAACGAGCAGGAGAACTACCAGTGGGCGATCGACCAGGGGAAGATCAAGAAGACCGGCGGGAGACAGCGCAAGAAGGTCGCCGTCCAGGACCCAGAGAAGGGTGAGTGA
- a CDS encoding Isocitrate/isopropylmalate dehydrogenase has protein sequence MVDEQAIKKAQEQYGELLRKQLERVERLKNEPDWTDYSKLDKLIVGVCGGDGIGPYICNDARKVLEFMLADKIAAGKVEVRNIDGLTIERRAAVMKAIPDDTMEELKKCHVILKGPTTTPKKGDQWPNIESANVAMRKELDLFANVRPVSVPALGINWRFFRENTEGSYAVGSNGINVTDDLAIDYCVATTQGTERILRAGFEYAKKTGANYVSVITKANIIKTTDGKFLNIAERVAKDYPEVRWDDWFIDITTAKLLDPARRSAFRVFVLPNLYGDIITDEAAQIQGGVGTAGSANIGKKYAMFEAIHGSAPRMVDEGRAKFADPCSMIKAVAMMLDHIGEAEKARKLDMALDVCVQFEKKLVMTGRDTGATGEEFAQYIIETVQRPDLEKVWQAYVDEAAKAQQ, from the coding sequence ATGGTCGACGAACAAGCCATCAAGAAGGCCCAGGAGCAGTACGGAGAGCTCCTGAGGAAGCAGCTCGAGCGCGTTGAAAGACTCAAGAACGAGCCCGACTGGACCGACTACTCCAAGCTCGACAAGCTCATCGTCGGAGTCTGCGGAGGGGACGGAATCGGCCCCTACATCTGCAACGACGCCAGGAAGGTTCTGGAGTTCATGCTCGCCGACAAGATCGCCGCCGGCAAGGTCGAGGTCAGGAACATCGACGGCCTCACCATCGAGCGCCGCGCCGCGGTCATGAAGGCCATCCCCGACGACACCATGGAGGAGCTCAAGAAGTGCCACGTGATCCTGAAGGGACCCACCACCACCCCCAAGAAGGGAGACCAGTGGCCCAACATCGAGAGCGCCAACGTCGCCATGAGGAAGGAGCTCGACCTGTTCGCCAACGTCCGCCCCGTCTCAGTCCCGGCACTCGGCATCAACTGGAGGTTCTTCAGGGAGAACACCGAGGGGAGCTACGCCGTCGGATCCAACGGGATCAACGTCACCGACGACCTGGCCATCGACTACTGCGTCGCCACCACCCAGGGTACCGAAAGGATCCTCAGGGCGGGATTCGAGTACGCAAAGAAGACCGGCGCCAACTACGTGTCCGTCATCACCAAGGCCAACATCATCAAGACCACCGACGGAAAGTTCCTGAACATCGCCGAGAGGGTCGCCAAGGACTACCCCGAGGTCAGATGGGACGATTGGTTCATCGACATCACCACCGCCAAGCTCCTGGACCCCGCAAGGCGCTCCGCCTTCCGCGTGTTCGTCCTCCCCAACCTCTACGGGGACATCATCACCGACGAGGCCGCCCAGATCCAGGGAGGCGTCGGAACCGCGGGTTCTGCCAACATCGGGAAGAAGTACGCCATGTTCGAGGCCATCCACGGTTCCGCCCCCAGGATGGTCGACGAGGGCCGCGCCAAGTTCGCCGACCCCTGCTCCATGATCAAGGCCGTCGCCATGATGCTCGACCACATCGGGGAGGCCGAGAAGGCCCGCAAGCTCGATATGGCCCTCGACGTCTGCGTGCAGTTCGAGAAGAAGCTCGTCATGACCGGCAGGGACACCGGAGCCACCGGCGAGGAGTTCGCGCAGTACATCATCGAGACCGTGCAGCGCCCCGACCTCGAGAAGGTGTGGCAGGCCTACGTCGACGAGGCCGCCAAGGCCCAGCAGTGA
- a CDS encoding putative DNA binding protein — protein MYYCRLAVDRTMPYEEHPCRNILPLPANAEGVSLQVVKCSSIDSLTGYSLIRIITDGKTDIPEGKHETDGGECVVEKISSSHYTASVTNRKCFLSSLFSESKCFLMSSTPMEDGTVEWTVTGQDSAAVHTLTHKMKDLGYRVKFLAGGKFGDEMTLTPKEERYVKSAYDKGYYDVPRRIDLDGLCEALGCSKSTLNVALRTAERKLIAHYLDGSDKASKGSR, from the coding sequence ATGTACTACTGCAGATTGGCCGTTGACAGGACCATGCCTTACGAGGAGCATCCTTGCCGCAACATCCTCCCGCTGCCCGCCAACGCGGAGGGCGTCTCCCTGCAGGTCGTGAAGTGCTCCTCCATCGATTCCCTCACCGGGTACTCCCTGATCCGCATCATCACCGACGGGAAGACCGACATCCCCGAGGGAAAACACGAGACCGACGGGGGCGAGTGCGTGGTCGAGAAAATCTCCTCCTCCCACTACACCGCATCGGTCACCAACAGGAAGTGCTTCCTCAGCTCGCTTTTCTCCGAGTCCAAGTGCTTCCTCATGTCCTCCACACCGATGGAGGACGGCACCGTCGAGTGGACCGTCACCGGACAGGACTCCGCCGCCGTACACACCCTCACCCACAAGATGAAGGACCTCGGATACCGCGTCAAGTTCCTCGCCGGAGGGAAGTTCGGAGACGAGATGACCCTTACCCCCAAGGAGGAGAGGTACGTCAAGTCCGCCTACGACAAGGGCTACTACGACGTCCCGAGGAGGATTGACCTCGACGGGCTGTGCGAGGCGCTCGGATGCTCCAAGTCCACCCTCAACGTAGCCCTTAGGACCGCCGAGAGGAAGCTCATCGCCCACTACCTCGACGGATCGGACAAGGCCTCCAAGGGCTCCCGCTGA
- a CDS encoding Multimeric flavodoxin WrbA produces the protein MKVALINGSPHEKGCTYTDMQEIAKALREQDVDSEIFWIGKEVYGCRACGSCREKHRCVIDGDLVNDLAARFDEFDGFVFGAPVYYSGAAASMCAFMDRFFYVNASKMAGKVTASVVNARRGGNSASFERLNQYALISNAVVVGSQYWNFTHGNKPEEVVRDEEGMQTLRTLAKNMAWLLRCIEAGKKAGVQMPEREAVVRTSFIR, from the coding sequence ATGAAAGTAGCACTCATCAACGGAAGCCCCCACGAGAAGGGCTGCACCTACACCGACATGCAGGAGATCGCCAAGGCCCTCAGGGAGCAGGACGTGGACTCCGAGATCTTCTGGATCGGGAAGGAGGTATACGGATGCAGGGCATGCGGGTCCTGCAGGGAGAAGCACAGATGCGTCATCGACGGGGACCTGGTCAACGACCTCGCCGCCCGCTTCGACGAGTTCGACGGATTCGTCTTCGGAGCCCCGGTCTACTACTCCGGTGCGGCCGCATCCATGTGCGCGTTCATGGACCGCTTCTTCTACGTCAACGCATCCAAGATGGCCGGCAAGGTCACCGCCTCCGTGGTCAACGCGAGGAGGGGAGGCAACAGTGCCAGCTTCGAGCGTCTGAACCAGTACGCACTCATCAGCAACGCCGTCGTCGTGGGTTCCCAGTATTGGAACTTCACCCACGGCAACAAGCCCGAGGAAGTCGTCAGGGACGAAGAGGGCATGCAGACCCTCCGCACCCTCGCCAAGAACATGGCCTGGCTCCTGAGGTGCATCGAGGCAGGGAAGAAGGCGGGCGTCCAGATGCCCGAGCGCGAAGCGGTCGTTAGGACCAGCTTCATCCGCTGA
- a CDS encoding Multimeric flavodoxin WrbA, giving the protein MSDIVVLSGSPRVKGNTSALVAAFKASAESLGHTVKVYDVAANALRGCRACNGCYRSEDRPCVQTDGWNPIAHDIRNADGVVFAFPIYFYGMSGQMKVALDRMYCFHKLGFDTGEKKASLISCVADDSDDAFDGVKATFDHTLAMLGWEDVGDVLLGGVEDSGQLYEGDGIKQAEDLANLY; this is encoded by the coding sequence ATGTCAGATATCGTCGTTCTTTCTGGAAGCCCCCGTGTAAAGGGGAACACTTCCGCCCTGGTCGCGGCATTCAAAGCTTCCGCGGAATCCCTCGGACACACCGTGAAGGTCTACGACGTGGCCGCAAACGCCCTGCGCGGCTGCCGTGCTTGCAACGGTTGCTACCGCTCCGAGGACCGGCCCTGCGTACAGACCGACGGATGGAACCCCATCGCACACGACATCAGGAACGCCGACGGCGTGGTCTTCGCCTTCCCGATCTACTTCTACGGCATGTCCGGGCAGATGAAGGTCGCCCTCGACAGGATGTACTGCTTCCACAAGCTCGGATTCGACACCGGCGAGAAGAAGGCCTCGCTGATCTCCTGTGTGGCGGACGACAGCGACGATGCATTCGACGGCGTGAAGGCGACCTTCGACCACACCCTCGCAATGCTCGGATGGGAGGATGTCGGGGACGTCCTCCTCGGAGGCGTGGAGGATTCCGGCCAGCTATACGAGGGCGACGGAATTAAACAGGCGGAAGACTTAGCCAATCTCTATTGA
- a CDS encoding CBS-domain-containing membrane protein, with amino-acid sequence MENPFKPLEKDPRKLLITFFAAFAAIGIVAFVQTEVRNVFLVASFGATAVLAYAVPEGPLSQPKNIFFGHLFSAVIGVTIYILLGDPWFAIALAVASAIVVMVLTGTTHPPGGATALSCVYGCYDTYEAVLWIVLFASVMIVIMLIANKGRQYCNEHPWDSD; translated from the coding sequence ATGGAGAACCCGTTCAAGCCCCTTGAGAAGGATCCGCGCAAGCTGCTCATAACGTTCTTCGCAGCGTTCGCCGCCATCGGCATCGTCGCTTTCGTCCAGACCGAGGTCAGGAACGTCTTCCTGGTGGCCTCCTTCGGAGCGACCGCGGTACTCGCATATGCTGTACCGGAGGGTCCGCTTTCCCAACCTAAGAACATCTTCTTCGGCCATCTCTTCTCCGCGGTCATCGGAGTGACGATCTACATCCTTCTCGGCGATCCCTGGTTCGCCATAGCGCTCGCCGTAGCTTCTGCGATCGTCGTCATGGTTCTCACCGGCACCACCCACCCTCCGGGAGGAGCCACCGCCCTCTCCTGCGTCTACGGATGTTACGACACCTACGAGGCAGTCCTTTGGATCGTGCTGTTCGCTTCCGTCATGATCGTCATCATGCTCATCGCCAACAAGGGGAGGCAGTACTGCAACGAGCACCCGTGGGATTCGGACTAA
- a CDS encoding isochorismatase family protein Amidases nicotinamidase -like protein: protein MAKCLLVIDLQYGFITEKTKDILPGIKELTEVWPEEDYIAATKFVNADDSPFTTDMGWEGLKTPDEQELAGFLRANADLVYEKTGYSAVTDEFLSFIEENGIDEVDVCGVDADCCILRTAFDLFEMGMPFLVLKKYVASNGGKGSTDAAFKVMGRAVGKDHISKWSYKCQTE, encoded by the coding sequence ATGGCGAAATGTCTGCTTGTCATTGACCTCCAATACGGATTCATCACCGAGAAGACCAAGGACATCCTTCCCGGCATCAAGGAACTGACCGAGGTCTGGCCCGAGGAGGATTACATCGCCGCCACCAAGTTCGTGAACGCCGATGACAGCCCCTTCACCACCGATATGGGTTGGGAGGGGCTGAAAACCCCCGACGAGCAGGAGCTGGCGGGTTTCCTCCGCGCCAATGCAGACCTCGTCTACGAGAAGACGGGTTATTCCGCGGTGACCGACGAGTTCCTCTCGTTCATCGAGGAGAACGGCATCGATGAGGTGGACGTCTGCGGGGTGGATGCGGACTGCTGCATCCTGCGCACGGCATTCGATCTTTTCGAGATGGGGATGCCCTTCCTGGTGCTGAAGAAGTATGTCGCATCGAATGGCGGAAAGGGCAGCACCGACGCGGCGTTCAAAGTCATGGGAAGGGCGGTCGGAAAGGACCACATCTCTAAATGGTCATACAAGTGCCAGACCGAATGA
- a CDS encoding putative phosphatase, translating to MCQNNGRPPMKDIVIFDLDGTLTQSKPSIFAAYRYAAEKMGLPVPSDEMLEGHLCGDLPNNIRTLFGVSGETERLGIGLYREKYTEICMGNVPLFPGVEQALDSLSEMGVDMYVATMKIEEVAIPFIESLGLSKFFEKVRGASADGSVTKADMILECIGDDDKSRAVMVGDCPQDLRASAEAGVDFIAASYGYGLPVERCRAEHIRYVDDIRKICHALGTF from the coding sequence ATGTGCCAGAATAACGGAAGGCCTCCCATGAAGGATATCGTGATCTTCGACCTTGACGGCACCCTCACCCAGTCCAAGCCGTCGATATTCGCAGCATACCGCTATGCGGCGGAGAAGATGGGACTGCCTGTACCGTCCGACGAGATGCTGGAGGGGCATCTCTGCGGGGACCTTCCAAACAATATCCGCACCCTCTTCGGGGTTTCCGGGGAGACGGAGCGGCTGGGCATCGGCTTGTACAGGGAGAAGTACACCGAGATCTGCATGGGGAACGTCCCCCTGTTCCCCGGAGTGGAACAGGCCCTCGATAGCCTCTCGGAGATGGGTGTCGACATGTACGTCGCGACCATGAAAATCGAGGAGGTGGCTATACCGTTCATCGAGAGTCTGGGTCTTTCCAAATTCTTCGAAAAGGTCAGGGGTGCTTCCGCCGACGGTTCAGTCACCAAGGCGGACATGATCCTTGAGTGTATCGGTGATGACGACAAGAGCAGGGCCGTGATGGTCGGCGACTGTCCCCAGGACCTCAGAGCCTCGGCGGAGGCGGGGGTGGACTTCATCGCCGCGTCCTACGGCTACGGTCTCCCGGTGGAGAGATGCAGAGCCGAACACATCCGTTACGTGGACGACATCCGCAAGATCTGCCACGCCCTGGGCACATTCTGA
- a CDS encoding Glucose-1-phosphate thymidylyltransferase yields the protein MKGIILAAGKGTRLYPASSHISKILLPIYDKPMIYYPLSTLMSAGIRDILVIVNKDDRAYFKKLLGDGKQFGISIKYAVQKVQKGIADALIIGEKFADGDNVALALGDNVFYGEEMYELLAEAMSITDGACVFCHEVEDARAFGVAEFGPDGNIVDIEEKPKDPKSNAVVVGLYFYDKECSKLAKTLKPSARGEIEITDLNKLYIKQGKLKALVTGPDTIWADTGTFESLLDASNRVHEVEKTGRAIVGCPEEVALRMGFITKKQLHEWVKKSGSDNAYYGYLNDLASEE from the coding sequence ATGAAGGGAATCATCCTTGCTGCCGGCAAGGGCACTCGTTTATATCCGGCATCCTCGCATATCTCGAAGATCCTTCTTCCGATATACGACAAACCGATGATCTACTATCCGCTCTCCACGCTCATGAGCGCGGGGATCCGCGATATCCTGGTCATCGTTAACAAAGACGATAGGGCTTACTTCAAGAAGCTCTTGGGTGACGGAAAGCAGTTCGGTATCAGCATCAAATATGCAGTCCAGAAGGTCCAGAAGGGGATCGCTGACGCACTCATAATCGGCGAGAAGTTCGCCGACGGGGACAATGTCGCTCTTGCACTCGGCGACAACGTGTTCTACGGCGAGGAGATGTATGAGCTCCTCGCGGAGGCCATGAGCATCACCGACGGGGCCTGCGTGTTCTGCCACGAGGTCGAGGACGCGAGGGCGTTCGGCGTCGCGGAGTTCGGTCCCGACGGAAACATCGTGGACATCGAGGAGAAGCCCAAGGACCCCAAGTCCAACGCGGTGGTCGTGGGTCTCTACTTCTACGACAAGGAATGCTCCAAGCTCGCCAAGACCCTCAAGCCCTCCGCCCGCGGAGAGATCGAGATCACCGATCTGAACAAGCTATACATCAAGCAGGGCAAGCTGAAGGCACTCGTCACCGGCCCCGACACGATCTGGGCGGACACCGGTACGTTCGAGTCCCTGCTGGACGCGAGCAACAGGGTCCATGAGGTCGAGAAGACCGGAAGGGCCATCGTCGGATGTCCCGAGGAGGTCGCCCTCCGCATGGGATTCATCACTAAGAAGCAGCTCCACGAGTGGGTTAAGAAATCCGGATCGGACAACGCGTACTACGGATATCTGAACGATCTCGCGTCGGAGGAGTGA
- a CDS encoding Glucose-6-phosphate isomerase has protein sequence MQFETESLNRMGREVSGFVDYLTEALTVKTGITKTYKNVLICGMGASAIGGAVFADSTYYTSKVYVDVTKALSIPVWVTKEDTLFVACSYSGNTFETVKMYKLAVESGLDVIAVTHGGELESLSAQNGNLIVKIGGELMQPRSAIGWFVGLLGGIIEDAGVTGLRKQLEDMIPRLRAYQDEMEAEDSYARYVAKRIVGYVPVVYGSPDLSATAVRMKNQLNENSKIVAFSGTMPEFNHNEVVGWYEDPLRKNFLPIIINDDDLTDVRKIVKATISTLKSRGLDPIIVDVKGESVSERIIYAIMFGDYVSLFLAANRKVDPCNVDPIVDIKTRMKASLDQE, from the coding sequence ATGCAGTTCGAGACCGAGTCGCTGAACAGAATGGGAAGGGAGGTATCCGGATTCGTCGATTACCTCACCGAAGCCCTCACAGTCAAGACCGGCATTACCAAAACCTACAAGAACGTGCTCATCTGCGGAATGGGCGCCTCCGCCATCGGGGGAGCAGTCTTCGCCGATTCCACCTACTACACCTCAAAGGTGTACGTCGACGTCACCAAGGCCCTCTCGATACCCGTATGGGTAACCAAGGAGGACACCCTTTTCGTCGCGTGCAGCTATTCCGGCAACACTTTCGAGACCGTCAAGATGTACAAGCTCGCCGTCGAGAGCGGCCTGGACGTCATCGCGGTCACCCACGGCGGAGAGCTAGAGAGCCTTTCCGCGCAGAACGGCAACCTCATTGTCAAGATCGGCGGCGAGCTCATGCAGCCCAGGAGTGCCATCGGATGGTTCGTCGGACTCCTCGGAGGCATCATCGAGGACGCTGGCGTCACCGGACTCAGGAAGCAGCTGGAGGACATGATCCCCCGTCTCCGCGCCTATCAGGACGAGATGGAGGCAGAGGACAGCTACGCCCGCTACGTCGCCAAGAGGATCGTCGGCTACGTCCCCGTGGTCTACGGGTCCCCCGACCTTTCGGCAACCGCCGTCCGCATGAAGAACCAGCTCAACGAGAATTCCAAGATCGTCGCGTTCTCCGGCACCATGCCCGAGTTCAACCACAACGAGGTCGTCGGATGGTACGAGGATCCCCTGAGGAAGAATTTCCTGCCGATCATCATCAACGATGACGACCTTACCGACGTCCGCAAGATCGTGAAGGCCACCATATCCACCCTCAAGAGCAGGGGACTGGACCCGATCATCGTCGACGTCAAGGGAGAGAGCGTCTCCGAGCGTATCATCTACGCAATCATGTTCGGCGACTACGTCTCGCTGTTCCTCGCCGCCAACAGGAAGGTCGATCCCTGCAACGTCGACCCCATCGTCGACATCAAGACGAGGATGAAGGCCTCCCTCGACCAGGAATGA
- a CDS encoding Galactose mutarotase-related enzyme, translating to MTTPFGKTADGREVQLIPLECGNLSCGILTYGAVLQNLLVPDSDGFDTDVVLGYENVNSYEELSGRMGAVIGRYANRIANARFELGGRTYELSRNRGPDHIHGGFSGFDRKIWDVKSVSGRSVTLSLSSPDGDEGYPGNIDVEVTYTLDGDSLSIGYTARSDEDTVCNLTNHSYFNLNGHNRGTVEDNYVSINSSRHTVLGDRSLPTGEIAPVDGTPLDLRQARSLGTRLRKYGGFDNNYLLDGRKAATVYAPKSGITMEVETDSPAVQFYTANGLKNVDGKYGSRYGKWSGLCLETQECPDAPNRPEFPPAVLRKGETYRRLTRFVFSSEQE from the coding sequence ATGACTACGCCGTTCGGAAAGACCGCGGATGGAAGAGAGGTGCAGCTTATCCCGCTCGAGTGCGGGAACCTGTCCTGCGGCATCCTCACATACGGTGCCGTCCTGCAGAACCTTCTGGTGCCCGATTCCGACGGCTTCGACACCGATGTCGTCCTCGGATATGAGAACGTGAATTCATACGAGGAACTCTCCGGGAGGATGGGCGCGGTCATCGGAAGATATGCGAACAGGATCGCCAACGCCAGGTTCGAGCTCGGCGGGAGGACCTACGAACTCTCCAGAAACCGCGGCCCCGACCACATCCACGGCGGGTTCTCGGGGTTCGACAGGAAGATCTGGGACGTGAAGAGCGTCTCCGGCCGCTCCGTAACCCTCTCCCTCTCGAGCCCCGACGGCGACGAGGGGTACCCCGGTAACATAGACGTCGAGGTCACCTACACCCTGGACGGCGATTCTCTTTCCATCGGTTACACTGCTAGATCCGACGAGGATACCGTCTGCAACCTCACCAACCACTCCTACTTCAACCTGAACGGCCACAACCGCGGGACGGTCGAGGACAACTACGTCTCGATCAACTCCTCCAGGCACACCGTCCTCGGCGACAGGTCCCTCCCCACGGGCGAGATCGCTCCCGTGGACGGCACCCCTCTGGACCTTAGGCAGGCCCGTTCCCTCGGCACCAGGCTCAGGAAGTACGGCGGGTTCGACAACAACTACCTCCTCGACGGGAGGAAGGCGGCTACCGTATACGCCCCGAAGAGCGGGATCACGATGGAGGTCGAGACCGACTCCCCCGCGGTGCAGTTCTACACCGCGAACGGGCTGAAAAACGTGGACGGAAAGTACGGTTCGAGGTACGGGAAATGGAGCGGCCTCTGCCTGGAGACCCAGGAATGCCCGGACGCTCCGAACCGCCCCGAATTCCCCCCGGCGGTGCTCAGAAAAGGGGAGACCTACCGCAGGCTGACCAGGTTCGTTTTTTCATCCGAGCAGGAATGA
- a CDS encoding Protein-tyrosine-phosphatase, with translation MVVRILFVCHGNICRSPMAEFVMKDIVRKAGAEDDFVIASCATSNEEIGNGVHYGTRNILSQNGVPFEQRSARRLKSDEYDKWDYIIGMDEENIRGIMGIIGKDPENKVSLLMSHAGEDRAVEDPWYTGGFGKVYLDITKGCNALFGEIRK, from the coding sequence ATGGTCGTACGCATCCTCTTCGTCTGTCACGGCAACATCTGCCGCAGCCCCATGGCGGAGTTCGTCATGAAGGACATCGTCAGGAAGGCGGGGGCGGAGGACGACTTCGTTATCGCATCCTGCGCGACCTCAAACGAGGAGATCGGCAACGGCGTACACTACGGTACGAGGAACATCCTGTCCCAGAACGGAGTGCCCTTCGAACAGAGAAGTGCTAGACGTCTGAAATCCGACGAGTATGACAAATGGGACTACATCATCGGCATGGACGAGGAGAACATCCGCGGGATCATGGGGATCATCGGGAAGGACCCAGAGAACAAGGTGTCCCTGCTGATGTCTCACGCGGGTGAGGACCGCGCCGTGGAGGACCCCTGGTACACAGGAGGGTTCGGGAAGGTCTATCTGGATATCACCAAGGGGTGCAACGCACTCTTCGGGGAAATCCGGAAGTGA